One Cryptomeria japonica chromosome 9, Sugi_1.0, whole genome shotgun sequence genomic window carries:
- the LOC131073941 gene encoding codeine O-demethylase: MASSTSKMGTSFKVDDVQELAKLKREDVPERYIRSQQERIGCTALSAPPGLHVPLIDMADILSPHHSTRQHEMDRLARACKEWGFFQVLNHGIDLGLLELIKEVARDFFKLPVQEKQKHAMIPGTIQGYGHAFIFSDEQKLDWCDMMALGTMPKSICKENLWPAKPPLFSDTVEAYSMEVSKLCWKLLSAIAENLGLNSNIFEEIFGENVQAVRMNFYPPCPRPDLVLGLSAHSDGSALTVLLQDDDCVGLQILKQNQWISVDPIPDALVINIGDTLEVLTNGEYKSVEHRAVTNSNKERLSIVTFHAPSYDVELGPLHQLIDEDHPRLYKNYKHADYNRHYVTNKLNGKKSLDFARI; this comes from the exons ATGGCCAGTTCAACCTCCAAAATGGGCACATCTTTTAAGGTTGATGACGTGCAGGAGCTTGCAAAATTGAAGCGTGAGGATGTACCAGAGAGATATATTCGATCTCAACAAGAGAGGATTGGATGTACAGCACTAAGTGCTCCCCCTGGCCTTCATGTCCCTCTCATTGACATGGCCGACATACTCTCACCACACCATTCCACTAGACAGCATGAGATGGACAGGCTTGCCCGGGCTTGTAAAGAGTGGGGTTTTTTTCAG GTGTTGAATCATGGAATCGACCTGGGTCTACTGGAGCTAATAAAGGAGGTGGCGAGGGACTTCTTCAAGCTGCCAGTTCAAGAAAAACAGAAGCATGCAATGATTCCTGGCACAATCCAGGGATACGGCCATGCTTTCATTTTCTCAGATGAGCAGAAGTTAGATTGGTGTGACATGATGGCCTTGGGAACCATGCCCAAGTCTATTTGCAAGGAAAACCTTTGGCCAGCAAAGCCACCACTGTTCAG CGATACAGTGGAGGCTTATTCAATGGAGGTATCTAAACTCTGCTGGAAACTGTTGAGCGCCATAGCTGAGAACCTGGGCCTAAATTCCAATATATTTGAGGAGATATTTGGAGAAAATGTGCAGGCCGTGAGGATGAACTTCTATCCTCCATGCCCTAGGCCTGATCTGGTTCTAGGTTTAAGTGCACACTCTGATGGAAGCGCTCTTACTGTGTTGCTGCAAGATGATGACTGTGTAGGTTTGCAGATTCTTAAGCAGAACCAGTGGATTTCTGTAGACCCAATCCCAGATGCTCTAGTTATCAATATAGGGGACACTCTAGAG GTTTTGACAAATGGAGAGTACAAGAGTGTTGAGCACAGAGCAGTAACAAACAGTAACAAAGAAAGATTATCAATTGTTACATTTCATGCTCCAAGCTACGATGTGGAGTTGGGTCCATTACATCAATTAATAGATGAAGATCATCCGAGGCTGTACAAAAACTATAAGCATGCAGACTACAATCGTCACTATGTCACTAACAAGCTGAACGGGAAGAAATCCCTAGATTTTGCAAGGATTTGA